The Magnolia sinica isolate HGM2019 chromosome 10, MsV1, whole genome shotgun sequence genome includes a window with the following:
- the LOC131217608 gene encoding putative leucine-rich repeat receptor-like serine/threonine-protein kinase At2g24130 has translation MIATIDMEIQPMKKTFCLLLFLPIIYTTAHPLIYHHHHPTILTDKAALLAFKDTMTQDSQSILADWQNSSNVCNFTGVVCNHQHQRVVQLLLNRSGIHGPLSPFLANLTGLLLLDLSENNLVGPIPPELGSLWRLNELNLFGNLLHGLIPDSLSLLSELFYLDLNVNRLTGTIPSSILYNCTSLVYIDFSENALHGEIPPEMGNHLSDLMFLQLYSNNLSGKLPPSLSNCTILKCLDVENNRLSGELPSETVSRLQLLELLLLSNNLFTSHDHNTNLAPFFKALSNCTHLQAIELAGMGLGGQLPTTIDQLGIYLSSIHLQHNRIFGSIPPTIVNHSNLTVLNLSCNLLNGKIPDEIGRLQNLQWLILSNNLLIGPIPPSIGQINLLNQLDLSKNRLSGEVPGSLGNLIFLSDLFLQENELSGISSSIGRCESLNRLDVSFNRLTAIPKEIFGLTHMGIFLNLSHNLINGPLPLELSKMEAVQEIDLSSNYFHGIIFPQLEGCISACMINFSHNLLEGKLPGTLGLLRNLKSLDVSYNSLSGEIPVGLGGSVSFDRLNLSYNDFNGPIPTSGRWVDIACASLHEEEKMVDVVS, from the exons ATGATCGCCACCATCGACATGGAGATCCAACCCATGAAGAAGACATTCTGTCTACTACTCTTTTTACCTATAATCTACACGACAGCCCACCCATTGATCTATCACCATCACCATCCTACAATTCTCACTGACAAAGCAGCTCTCCTAGCCTTCAAGGACACCATGACCCAAGACTCTCAATCCATTCTTGCAGACTGGCAAAATTCATCCAATGTCTGCAACTTCACAGGTGTGGTGTGCAACCATCAGCACCAACGTGTGGTGCAACTCCTACTCAACCGTAGCGGCATTCACGGCCCGCTTTCTCCATTCCTCGCCAATCTCACTGGGCTCCTCTTACTAGACCTATCTGAAAACAACCTCGTGGGGCCCATACCTCCAGAACTGGGCTCCCTATGGCGCCTCAACGAACTCAACCTCTTCGGGAACCTCCTCCACGGTCTGATCCCTGATTCACTCTCCCTCCTTTCTGAACTCTTTTATCTAGACCTCAACGTAAACCGTCTGACAGGTACCATCCCCTCATCGATCTTGTACAATTGCACATCATTAGTTTACATAGATTTCTCTGAGAACGCCCTCCACGGAGAAATCCCACCAGAGATGGGAAACCATCTCTCCGACCTAATGTTCCTCCAGctatattcaaataatttgagtGGGAAACTCCCTCCATCGCTCTCAAATTGCACCATTTTGAAATGCTTGGATGTGGAGAACAACAGACTTTCCGGTGAACTGCCCTCCGAAACCGTCAGCAGATTGCAACTCCTCGAACTCCTCCTCCTGTCAAATAACCTTTTCACGAGCCATGATCACAACACCAATCTTGCCCCGTTCTTCAAAGCCCTTTCCAACTGCACTCACCTACAGGCCATAGAATTGGCGGGAATGGGCCTTGGAGGCCAATTGCCGACCACCATCGATCAGCTCGGGATCTACTTATCAAGCATACATCTCCAACACAACCGGATATTCGGGTCGATCCCGCCCACCATAGTCAACCACTCCAATCTCACGGTGCTCAACTTATCATGTAACCTCCTCAATGGGAAGATCCCAGATGAGATAGGCCGATTGCAGAACCTGCAATGGCTAATCTTATCCAACAATTTGCTGATCGGCCCAATTCCGCCATCAATCGGACAGATTAATCTGTTGAATCAGCTTGATTTATCAAAAAATAGATTATCGGGCGAAGTCCCGGGTAGTCTGGGAAACCTTATCTTCCTCAGTGATCTTTTTCTTCAAGAAAACGAGCTTTCTGGAATCTCATCTTCTATAGGAAGGTGCGAGTccttaaacaggttggatgtatcTTTCAATAGATTAACAGCAATTCCTAAAGAAATATTTGGACTAACCCATATGggaattttcttgaatctttcaCACAATCTTATAAATGGGCCACTGCCATTAGAGCTTAGCAAGATGGAAGCAGTCCAGGAGATTGATCTATCGTCAAACTATTTCCATGGCATCATATTCCCTCAGCTAGAGGGCTGCATCTCCGCTTGCATGATCAATTTCTCTCATAATTTGCTCGAAGGGAAGCTTCCCGGCACGTTAGGATTGCTTCGGAACCTCAAATCACTCGACGTCTCCTACAATTCATTATCTGGAGAGATTCCGGTTGGGCTTGGGGGTTCTGTTAGTTTTGATAGGCTGAATCTCTCATATAATGATTTCAATGGACCGATACCCACGAGCGGAAG GTGGGTCGATATCGCGTGTGCCAGTTTGCATGAAGAGGAAAAGATGGTTGATGTG GTATCTTGA